A genomic region of Plasmodium malariae genome assembly, chromosome: 14 contains the following coding sequences:
- the MRD1 gene encoding multiple RNA-binding domain-containing protein 1, putative encodes MTEQNIPIMNNNDSGNTVVVRENNNKRFKNELTYDKTRLIIKNVPKYMNEIDLKKHFFKMKGNYDFKITDIKIMKRKKIVKNKEHFESRKICFIGFISNIDCENFKKSFNNSYINTSKIIIEDAFSPLLTKNNAKHDNKNLLLYMRNKLEDIKKMKGNTSAKTIQNENYINKEIPVKKTKAGMNTTRNHVLFLDDNTREGAIEGLNDAKKNRKKKKNKKKNENKKKKKKMAHMEKVDTNNAKDDTQKGNKKELEQKTTENDCTDVGANESTNAETNAESNGCINPMVKEENALDWLKEISKKDENDKRKMELKKSLFQEEEKNDQNKQASSIKKNIQVDNDTENDDSENMNTGKILIFNLPPVDEHDIKSLCEKYGPTVDVKIFKNTKKETLDINPNEKRSNKENDDFFIKLLNEKNDEKKKKKKRNLVNSNISNNNNHNDSHNDNHNDNHNDNHNDIHKDIIIKRDLTNVKAYAFVSFMFPSSCKRAKENLNNAIYRGKILRVKYAKEKLGDYENIEKNKNNIFIKLSNDSKTSYKKILEIQKKRNCQNENIWNVLYTDINASIYNFCKENNCSRESVLNIKDKNIAVNVSLTETYIINKMKDWIKKEGIYLEAFEQIYKKKDANDEGNEKRDVEENEIEHRKDNKDGGVKEKEKEKSEEGKNFPNGASNNSNDLNDSQKVIKYKRSDDTIIVKNLSMHTNKNDIINLFKKYGILRKFSFSPYNNIAIMQFENSENAKKAFISNSYIRYKKLPLYLEWAPLNLFEKKENEISSSISKVQNNYDTTITEDVTAENETKKLHEHVTNELYENESSDEEEITHASIYIKNLNFNTKEEDLKKLFEKLEGFITCNIVKSKKAVSQKGNDKNKVLSEQKYLSQGYGFAEFKNKELAIEAIKKLTATRLDDHILELSLSRNRIKKKSDKNNQEKKIIKEQKKITKKLLVKNLAFQVTKEELRKLFSTFGNVKSVRIPKNAYNRSRGYAFVEYMSKNECLAAIDSLQHTHLYGRHLIIDFANDYIFEENMNEFDRLKEEENKGGSNKNNKNVITSEQAKRKALFEMKKSNEMSESKKRKLLGNLENI; translated from the coding sequence ATGACTGAACAGAATATTCCCATCATGAACAACAACGATAGTGGTAACACAGTTGTAGTTAGAGAGAACAATAACAAAcgttttaaaaatgaattaactTATGACAAAACAAGacttattattaaaaatgttccAAAGTACATGAATGAAATTGATTTaaaaaagcatttttttaaaatgaaaggaAATTACgattttaaaataacagatataaaaataatgaaaaggaaaaaaatagtaaagaaTAAAGAACATTTTGAGTCCAGAAAAATCTGTTTTATAGGATTTATTAGCAATATAGACTgtgaaaattttaagaaatcttttaataatagttatattaatactagtaaaataattatagaaGATGCTTTTTCCCCccttttaacaaaaaataatgcaaaacatgataataaaaatttactcCTATATATGCGAAATAAATTGGAAGatattaagaaaatgaaaGGTAACACATCTGCAAAAACTATACAAAacgaaaattatattaataaagagATTCCagttaaaaaaacaaaggcAGGTATGAATACCACCAGAAatcatgttttatttttagacgATAATACGAGGGAAGGTGCAATTGAAGGTCTTAACGACGCAAAAAAGAatagaaagaagaaaaaaaacaaaaagaaaaatgaaaataagaagaagaaaaaaaaaatggcacATATGGAAAAGGTGGATACAAATAATGCGAAAGATGATACCCAAAAGGGAAATAAAAAGGAGCTTGAGCAGAAAACCACAGAAAATGATTGTACAGATGTAGGGGCAAATGAATCAACCAACGCCGAAACAAATGCTGAGAGCAACGGATGTATAAACCCTATGGTAAAGGAGGAAAATGCCCTTGATTGgttaaaagaaatttcaaaaaaagatgaaaatgataaaagaaaaatggaaTTGAAAAAGAGTTTATTCCaggaggaagaaaaaaacgaTCAAAATAAACAAGCAAGCAgcataaagaaaaacatacAGGTGGACAATGACACAGAAAATGACGATAGCGAAAATATGAATACAGGGaaaattctaatttttaACTTGCCACCTGTAGATGAACATGatataaaaagtttatgTGAAAAATATGGTCCTACGGTagatgtaaaaatttttaagaatacGAAAAAAGAAACTCTTGATATAAATCCAAATGAGAAGAGAAGCAACAAAGAGAATGATGACttctttataaaattgttaaacgaaaagaatgatgaaaaaaaaaaaaaaaaaaaaagaaatctaGTTAACAgtaatattagtaataataataatcataatgATAGCCATAATGATAACCATAATGATAACCATAATGATAACCATAATGATATCCataaagatataataataaagagaGACCTTACAAATGTAAAGGCATACGCTTTTGTTAGTTTTATGTTTCCTAGCTCATGTAAGAGGGCTaaggaaaatttaaataatgcaATCTACAGAGGGAAGATTTTACGTGTCAAATatgcaaaagaaaaattaggagattatgaaaatatagaaaaaaataaaaataacatattcattaaattatCCAATGACTCTAAAACGTcttataagaaaatattagaaattcagaaaaagagaaattgtcaaaatgaaaacatCTGGAACGTTCTATACACTGATATTAATGCTAGCATTTACAATTTCtgtaaagaaaataattgtaGTCGCGAATCcgtattaaatataaaggaTAAAAACATAGCAGTTAATGTCTCTTTAACTGAGACGtacataattaataaaatgaaagatTGGATAAAGAAGGAGGGGATATATTTGGAAGCCTTTGAgcaaatttacaaaaaaaaggatgcAAATGATGAAGGAAATGAGAAAAGAGATGTAGAAGAAAATGAGATAGAACATAGAAAGGACAACAAGGATGGAGGCGtcaaagaaaaagaaaaagaaaaatcagAGGAGGGGAAAAATTTTCCAAATGGTGCTTCTAACAATTCAAACGATTTAAACGATTCACAGAAAGTCATAAAGTATAAACGAAGCGATGACActataatagtaaaaaactTATCTAtgcatacaaataaaaatgatataattaaCTTATTTAAGAAGTATGGAATTTTGAGAAAATTTAGTTTCTCaccatataataatatagccATAATGCAATTTGAAAATTCggaaaatgcaaaaaaagcCTTCATTTCTAATTCCtatataagatataaaaaattaccaCTGTATTTAGAATGGGCTCCTTTGAATttgtttgaaaaaaaagaaaatgaaattagTAGTAGCATAAGTAAAGtgcaaaataattatgatacTACTATTACAGAGGATGTAACAGCAGAAAATGAAACGAAGAAATTGCATGAACATGTGACGaatgaattatatgaaaatgaatCTAGTGATGAAGAAGAGATTACCCATGCCAGCATCTATATCAAGAATTTGAATTTTAATACAAAAGAAGAAGAtctgaaaaaattatttgaaaaattagaaGGTTTTATTACTTGCAATATTGTAAAGAGTAAAAAAGCTGTATCTCAAAAAGggaatgataaaaataaagttttatCAGAACAGAAATATTTGTCCCAAGGATATGGATTTGcagaatttaaaaataaagagttAGCAATTGAAGCTATTAAGAAATTAACGGCTACACGTTTGGATGATCATATTTTGGAGTTGAGTTTATCTCGTAAtcgaattaaaaaaaaatcagaCAAAAATaatcaagaaaaaaaaataattaaggaacaaaagaaaattacGAAAAAATTACTTGTTAAAAATTTAGCTTTTCAAGTGACTAAAGAAgaattaagaaaattattttcaactTTTGGAAATGTTAAAAGCGTTAGAATTCCTAAAAATGCTTACAATAGAAGTAGGGGTTATGCATTTGTTGAATATATGTCAAAGAATGAATGTCTTGCAGCTATTGATTCCTTACAACATACGCATTTGTATGGAAGACATCTCATTATAGATTTTGCAAATGACTACATATTTGAAGAAAACATGAACGAATTTGATAGACTAAAAGAGGAGGAAAACAAAGGGGgaagtaataaaaacaacaaaaatgtaataacatCAGAGCAAGCTAAAAGAAAAGCCCTGTTTGAGATGAAAAAAAGCAACGAAATGAGTGAATCCAAGAAGAGGAAGCTTCTGGGAAATttggaaaatatttaa
- the SPO11 gene encoding meiotic recombination protein SPO11, putative, with protein MHPNLGVINLLEKYIFDFILKLVDKKKKKKNLSKGKIIETTRLFYIIEIIWTNINDNIYTTLRQIFYINPQLFISQEVSNRTIGKLTKIIKKPRELLNIYNSPKGIIRGNILLKETNFGTWIDCMNTFEERGHLICPFGVPDIVISPDVKYVLIVEKETIFYKLLQSNFINKYGPSILVTGKGFPDINTRQLISKIYRRNKNLKFFCLTDYDAYGLNIAFTYSSKYESKVYYVDDISIDNICWLNLFAPDEAIKKKVLKDMDLTKLTPKDIQILHNISMKLKNSTKLYTAEINRWIEYANNMKDSGVKYEIDAISDIEKHLGSRIKELL; from the exons ATGCATCCCAATTTAGGcgtaataaatttattagaaaaatatatctttgatttcattttaaaactagttgacaaaaagaaaaaaaaaaaaaatttatcaaaaggaaaaattattgaaacaacaagattattttatattatagaaataatatgGACAAATATAAACGACAATATCTATACAACATTAAGACagatattttacataaatcctcaattatttatatcacAAGAAGTATCAAATAGAACTATTGGGAAATTAacgaaaattattaaaaagccAAGAGAGCtactaaatatatacaattcaCCTAAGGGAATAATTAGAGGAAATATTCTCCTCAAGGAAACAAATTTTG GCACATGGATTGACTGCATGAACACTTTTGAA GAAAGGGGCCATTTAATATGCCCATTTGGCGTGCCTGATATAGTAATTTCTCCTGATGTGAAATATGTTTTGATAgtagaaaaagaaacaattttttataaattacttCAAAGtaatttcataaataaatatggaCCCTCAATATTAGTTACAGGAAAGGGGTTTCCAG ACATTAACACGAGACAACTTATATCCAAAATTtatagaagaaataaaaacctcaagtttttttgtttaactGATTACGATGCTTATG GTCTTAACATCGCTTTCACCTATTCCTCAAAATATGAATCAAAAGTTTACT aTGTAGATGATATATCAATTGACAATATATGCTGGTTGAATCTTTTTGCCCCAGACGAAgccattaaaaaaaaggttttaAAGGATATGGATCTTACTAAATTGACCCCAAAAGATATCCAAATATTGCACaa caTTAgcatgaaattaaaaaatagtaccAAATTATACACAGCTGAGATTAATCGTTGGAT aGAATACGCCAACAATATGAAAGATTCAGGTGTAAAGTATGAAATAGATGCAATCTCAGATATTGAAAAGCATTTGGGCTCAAGAATTAAAGagcttttataa
- the PmUG01_14051800 gene encoding conserved Plasmodium protein, unknown function, which produces MLKNCFENLFIFSQQFLKNYYKINYEMLIIKRPCFNSNIIHKEHWGGYHHINDVHLHFLKYKFSFILNNRISTKRRRYFKIRKHQKKKYKKKRMGLSTIPWIPTKEKIRTYKLPRQSKLINKRFMRDNKGGRRYRLKKQR; this is translated from the coding sequence ATGTTGAAAAACTGTTTCGAAAacctatttatattttctcagcagtttttaaaaaattattataaaattaactaTGAAATGCTAATCATTAAAAGACCATGTTTTAACagtaatataattcataagGAACACTGGGGGGGGTATCATCATATTAATGATGTACATctgcattttttaaaatataaatttagctttatattaaataatagaataagTACAAAGAGAAgaagatattttaaaatacggAAACATCAAAAGAagaagtacaaaaaaaaaagaatgggCTTATCTACCATCCCATGGATAccaacaaaagaaaaaatcagaacatataaattacCAAGACAGAGTAAACTAATCAATAAAAGATTCATGAGAGACAATAAAGGAGGTCGAAGATATCGTTTGAAAAAGCAGCGATGA